A stretch of DNA from Rhodococcus sp. NBC_00297:
GCGCTTCGGGATCGGGGCTGGACAGGAGCATCGAGTTCACGGTTGCAGTAGCCATACCGGTACAGACCGGGCGGTGCGGCCGAACTCATCGCGAGAGACACCACGAACGCAGAACGGGCGAGACCCGTGAGGGTCCCGCCCGTTGCCGTGCGTACGTACTACTCGGAGCTCTCGCCCGACTTCGCCAGGTCGACGGTCAACTCGTCGGGAAGGCTGATCGGCTTCTTCTCGCCGCGGAAGGTGAAGACTGCGTCCTCGCCCTGTCCTTCGCCGTCCCAGTTGTCGACGTCGACCAGCACGATCTGACCCGGCTCGATCTCGCCGAACAGGATCTTCTCGGACAGCTGGTCCTCGATCTCGCGCTGGATCGTGCGACGCAGCGGACGCGCACCCAACACCGGGTCGAATCCACGCTTCGCCAGGAGCGCCTTGCCCTTGTCCGTGACCTCGATGGCCATGTCCTTGTTCTTGAGCGCAACCTCCACTCGCGCCAGCATGAGATCGACCATCTGGATGATCTCGTCCTTGGTGAGCTGGTGGAAGACGACGATGTCGTCGATGCGGTTCAGGAACTCGGGGCGGAAGTGCTTCTTCAGCTCGTCGTGCACCTTGAGCTTCATGCGCTCGTAGTTGGAGCCACTGCCCTCACCCGAGGAGAAGCCCAGCCCGACGGCCTTGGAGATGTCCGACGTACCGAGGTTCGAGGTGAAGATCAGCACGGTGTTCTTGAAGTCGACCGTACGACCCTGACCGTCTGTGAGACGGCCGTCCTCGAGCACCTGCAGGAGCGTGTTGTAGATCTCCTGGTGCGCCTTCTCGATCTCGTCGAACAGCACCACGGAGAACGGCTTGCGGCGCACCTTCTCGGTGAGCTGGCCACCCTCTTCGTAGCCCACGTATCCGGGGGGCGCACCGAACAGACGCGATGCGGTGAACCGGTCGTGGAACTCGCCCATGTCGATCTGGATGAGCGCGTCGTCCTCGCCGAACAGGAAGTTCGCCAGAGCCTTCGACAGCTCCGTCTTACCCACACCGGACGGGCCGGCGAAGATGAACGAGCCGGACGGACGCTTCGGGTCCTTCAGTCCTGCGCGGGTACGGCGGATGGCCTTCGAGACCGCCTTGACCGCCTCGACCTGGCCGATGATGCGCTTGTGGAGTTCGTCCTCCATGCGCAGGAGACGCGTGGTCTCCTCCTCGGTCAGCTTGAACACGGGGATGCCGGTCCAGTTGCCCAGGACCTCGGCGATCTCGTTGTCGTCGACCTCGGCGATGACGTCGAGGTCTCCGCTACGCCACTGCTTCTCGCGCTCGGCACGCTGCGCGACGAGCTGCTTCTCCTTGTCGCGCAGGTTGGCGGCCTTCTCGAAGTCCTGCGCGTCGATCGCGGACTCCTTCTCCCGACGAGCATCGGCGATCTTGTCGTCGAAGTCGCGCAGGTCCGGCGGCGCCGTCATCCGACGGATGCGCATGCGCGCGCCCGCCTCGTCGATGAGGTCGATCGCCTTGTCCGGCAGGAAGCGGTCGTTGATGTACCGGTCGGCCAGGGTCGCGGCCGCCACGAGCGCGCTGTCGGTGATCGAGACGCGGTGATGCGCCTCGTACCGGTCGCGCAGACCCTTGAGGATCTCGATCGTGTGATCGACCGACGGCTCGCCGACCTGCACCGGCTGGAAGCGACGCTCGAGGGCCGCGTCCTTCTCGATGTACTTGCGGTACTCGTCGAGCGTGGTGGCACCGATGGTCTGGAGCTCACCACGAGCGAGCTTCGGCTTCAGGATGGAGGCCGCGTCGATCGCGCCCTCGGCAGCACCCGCGCCGACGAGCGTGTGCAGCTCGTCGATGAACAGGATGATGTCGCCGCGGGTGTTGATCTCCTTGAGCACCTTCTTCAGGCGCTCCTCGAAGTCACCGCGGTACCGGCTGCCGGCGACGAGCGAGCCCAGGTCCAGCGTGTAGAGCTGCTTGTCCTTGAGCGTCTCGGGAACCTCGCCGTTGACGATCGCCTGCGCGAGGCCCTCGACGACGGCGGTCTTGCCGACGCCGGGCTCACCGATGAGCACCGGGTTGTTCTTGGTACGGCGGCTCAGCACCTGCATGACGCGCTCGATCTCCTTCGCGCGTCCGATCACCGGGTCGAGCTTGCCCTCGAGTGCGGCCTGCGTGAGGTTGCGGCCGAACTGGTCGAGCACCAGCGACGTGGACGGTGTGCCCGCCTCGCCGCGGCTGCTGCCGGACTCGCTGGGCTCCTTGCCCTGGTATCCCGACAGGAGCTGGATGACCTGCTGGCGCACGCGGTTGAGATCGGCGCCGAGCTTGACCAGCACCTGCGCAGCCACACCCTCGCCCTCACGGATGAGGCCGAGCAGGATGTGCTCAGTGCCGATGTAGTTGTGTCCGAGCTGCAGCGCCTCACGCAGGCTGAGCTCGAGGACCTTCTTGGCACGCGGAGTGAACGGGATGTGCCCGGACGGTGCCTGCTGGCCCTGGCCGATGATCTCCTCGACCTGGCTGCGTACACCTTCGAGGGAGATCCCGAGCGACTCCAGAGACTTCGCCGCCACGCCTTCACCCTCGTGGATGAGACCCAGCAGGATGTGCTCCGTGCCGATGTAGTTGTGGTTGAGCATCCGGGCCTCTTCTTGGGCCAGGACGACGACGCGCCGTGCGCGGTCGGTGAACCTCTCGAACATCGCTCTCCCTCACACTGATGACGGGGCAGGCGTCGGACCCTCTAGTCCGAACCTCGAGCCCGACTCTCACTCTAGTTGCCGTGACCTTCGAGTGCCGCTCCGCCGGGGAAGTTCATCCGACGGCGAACGGTGGCTCCCACGCCCTCGGCGCGTCCATCGGGACGACACCGGCACCCTTGTATGCAGTCACAACGCACGACACCGGAGATTCGTTACCACGAGCGACAGCGGATTCACCGTTCCCGCCTTCGCCCGCAGCGAACGGCCTACTCCTGATCGGCACCCACGGCAATGGGTCGGCGTGATGAGACGTGACGGACATTCCGCCCATCCATTGGAGTTATTGTCATTCAATCGAATGACAATGACTCCGACAGACAGGACAGAATCACGAAGAAAGTTCCCAGGCCCGCACGATCTCGGACGATATGCGGCCCCGCGCGCTGATCTCGAAACCTTGCGTGCGCGCCCATTCCCGTATTGCAGCACTGCGCGCCCGATCGGCCGCTCCGCGTGTCCGCGTGCCCCCGGACGAGCTCGCGGCCGACCCTCCCCCGGTCGTCCGCGTCGACACCCGCCGCGCGTGCTGGATCCACTGATCCATGACTTTCCGCAGCTCATCGGCGTTCGAGTTGGACAGATCCAACTCGAACCACGTGCCGTCCAACCCGATCGACACCGTCTCGTCAGCCGGCACGTTGTCGACGTCGTCGACCAGCGTGACCGTCACCTTCTTGACCATTCGACGCATT
This window harbors:
- a CDS encoding ATP-dependent Clp protease ATP-binding subunit — translated: MFERFTDRARRVVVLAQEEARMLNHNYIGTEHILLGLIHEGEGVAAKSLESLGISLEGVRSQVEEIIGQGQQAPSGHIPFTPRAKKVLELSLREALQLGHNYIGTEHILLGLIREGEGVAAQVLVKLGADLNRVRQQVIQLLSGYQGKEPSESGSSRGEAGTPSTSLVLDQFGRNLTQAALEGKLDPVIGRAKEIERVMQVLSRRTKNNPVLIGEPGVGKTAVVEGLAQAIVNGEVPETLKDKQLYTLDLGSLVAGSRYRGDFEERLKKVLKEINTRGDIILFIDELHTLVGAGAAEGAIDAASILKPKLARGELQTIGATTLDEYRKYIEKDAALERRFQPVQVGEPSVDHTIEILKGLRDRYEAHHRVSITDSALVAAATLADRYINDRFLPDKAIDLIDEAGARMRIRRMTAPPDLRDFDDKIADARREKESAIDAQDFEKAANLRDKEKQLVAQRAEREKQWRSGDLDVIAEVDDNEIAEVLGNWTGIPVFKLTEEETTRLLRMEDELHKRIIGQVEAVKAVSKAIRRTRAGLKDPKRPSGSFIFAGPSGVGKTELSKALANFLFGEDDALIQIDMGEFHDRFTASRLFGAPPGYVGYEEGGQLTEKVRRKPFSVVLFDEIEKAHQEIYNTLLQVLEDGRLTDGQGRTVDFKNTVLIFTSNLGTSDISKAVGLGFSSGEGSGSNYERMKLKVHDELKKHFRPEFLNRIDDIVVFHQLTKDEIIQMVDLMLARVEVALKNKDMAIEVTDKGKALLAKRGFDPVLGARPLRRTIQREIEDQLSEKILFGEIEPGQIVLVDVDNWDGEGQGEDAVFTFRGEKKPISLPDELTVDLAKSGESSE
- a CDS encoding histone-like nucleoid-structuring protein Lsr2, coding for MVKKVTVTLVDDVDNVPADETVSIGLDGTWFELDLSNSNADELRKVMDQWIQHARRVSTRTTGGGSAASSSGGTRTRGAADRARSAAIREWARTQGFEISARGRISSEIVRAWELSS